From the genome of Ptychodera flava strain L36383 chromosome 13, AS_Pfla_20210202, whole genome shotgun sequence:
tagaacagatttttgttcattttaaatatcctgccatttttaaaatcttgCCATATTAGCATGTGAAAAATGGataatttttgtcaaagtggatTGAATCTCTTTCCCGtctttcagtgggttgcaccatgttgtatttgtaaagattcaaatgtgtacaaacACCActtacgctgtttatcatgtagctGCACGGAGGCGGCCACATTTAGGTGATgcgcccgtttattatttgtcttactgaaacctcctTGTGCAGTCcaactcagtggataattatacttgagtaaacatctctctataagaatatttctatgaacttattttaatctaaatatgaaaattatgccAAAAGTTGCAGCCCATGTGCCTTTAAAGGCGCGTACACTTTTCTCTTCAGTGTGAGTAGGGTTTTGCGGTGTCGTGTGTGGTGTGCATGTCACTATTCTTTTTCAtgcgaaaatgaaagactaatGTGCGTGGCAGTTTGCCATACAGTGCAATCATACAACGCACCACAGCGCTGTCCCCCGACGTTATAAGCCGTGGGCTAGAGTGGGTCTACAtgcatccccccccccccaggataacaaacctgtattttgcaaaagccttgggatccctagaatacgaaatgcaattttaacagaaaaaatatagggatgcaatagctacggtcatgttttaaagggtaccgcaaaatcacgattttgcgacccacatgcattttcgtcaaatctgtctattgtaagtcatctgctaagcttattttttaacataacctcacttgtttggtatcattagaaaggcaatttattcttctctaagatgacatattgtactatgcagtattttctacagtttttgtgaaaaaagaccTAAACTtaacccataccccaaagtttaacaccgcaaattacagtaaatctcaaattctaccgatttttagctagacataataaaacatgcaatgttttgtatgaaatcggttttatttggtacagggacatgttagaaatgtgaaatagacttttaacagaaaaatattgggattctatagctgttacagtcatgttttgaagggtactgtaaaGTCACGATTTTGCGACCCGtgagcatttttttttgttaaaccaGTCTTCTTGTCAGTCATCTACTTAGCCTAACTTATACACTACCTGGCTTGTGGGGTATCATTATGAGGACGATTTATTTCTcgttaagatgacatattgtaatatgcaatgtcctccatagttttcataaaatagggtcaaactttaccccataccccaaaaattcaaatcgcaaattacggcttatcttaatTCTACCaatatttgctacacataatacaaaagacaattcttgtatgaaatctaatttgtttgtttgttacaaaagtatgtctcaAATATGAAATTGACTTTTAACAGGAATATAATATGATTGAGTAGCCATTTAGATCATATTGGAAAGGTACCCAGGTATCATGATggcaaatttcctgaaacaCATACACTTGCCATATATAGgttcccctccaaaaatgatccaaatggctactaaatcatattatcttccctttaaaagtttatttcatatttgagacatacttttgtaacaaacaaacaaattagatttcatacaagaattgtcttttgtattatgtgtagcaaaaattggtagaattaaGATAATATACTTTAAGATGatatacttttgtaacaaaaacacagatgtCATACTTTGCATACAAGCAATGCCTTTTGTataaaaagttaataaattgtaaaaatttggtagagtttcagattcgcTGTTATTTGCTGTGTacaccttggggtatggggtaaactttggtcccatttcataaaacctaaacaaaatattacatattacaataTATCGTTTTAGAGACTAGTAAATTACTAATAATATCAAACTCATGAGCAGcatagggatcccaagggttctgaaaaatacaggtttgttatcctgttggggtgcacgtagaccccttctagcccacggactattacAACCGTTCACGTACTCACCACACGGAGTCGTGCGAGCGCCCTCAAGGACAAACCAAAGAAAAAACCCGATATCAGTATCACTGTGACTCAGAGAGAAAGTTTGTCAACAAACCGATCGCACCAAGTTCTGATTTCTTCAATTGGGTCATTGATTCGACTCTCCTAGGAAATCGCCGAACTGAAAGATCGTCTGCAAGCCGAATCTCAACAGCTCATAGAGTTTGAAACCAAGGCGAGACAGCGACCTCAGGCGACGGACAACATCAACTCCATTTTGGCGAAATTCCGGGAAAAAACAGAAGCTGAACTGCAACAGTACAAAGTGGAGTCCGAGTCCAGATACACACAGAATGTAAGTTATATTTTGACTACATTGCAAAAATTCATTTCACTTTTATCCTTGACGTTGCTTTGTTTGGTCATGACCATTGATTCATTTACACGTTGGTTTCatttatcatgtctaaaacaggggtcgaatatatgcatgatcacccattcattcagtatcttttgacatgtcaaacaatataagtagtatctcgtatcaaacaaaattcattaaaaaattgGCGAGTTTATCCCTTTAAGATGAGCGAGAACCGTAGCTTTTTTAAGTCGACCATCTCCTATAATATTGAATTAAAACTTCCATATCCCACGTGACCAGTATCAGTCGTGCATTCTCAgttctttgattttactgtgtACAGTTAGACGAGTTGCAAGTTCTGATCGACCAATATGCGGCGAACCTTGCCAAGGCAACAGAGGACAATAGAATTTTGAGTGGTTACATCGAAGATTACAAGACTCAACTTTCGTCCCTACAAGCCAAGGTAAGAGTTTTCTCCCAGGCGCTTTTTTGGCGGGGGTGTTTCTATTAGATTTAATATGATAAGCATGTTGCAATGCGATCAGAATGCACAGACTACAGAATGTACTCGTTGAAAGAGAGATCAACAACAAAGGTcatctttatgcaaatatttctacGCCTATCGTAGAAAATTTCTTGTATCTGTCGGAAATATGTGCTATAACAAGGAGCTAACACACTTCAAACGTTGGCGAACAGCGAGGGCTTGAATTCACATCACACGAGACGAACGTATCTTCTTGTCATAGTTAATGTTGAGAAGATAATTAATGATAGTGTGCCGCCTGACATTCAGAATCTTTTTGCATCAATATGGGAATTTCTGGAGATTTCTTTGCATTAGCCCTACATATCGGTACGTGTGTGATACATGGGATTCCCTGTCATCAGACGCAACTGCCATCGGTTATTCGCGCATCGACATCGCCCAAGAGAGGCGTTGTTCATGACCATAGCAACCACTATAAGGGGCGCCCTAAGGGGCCTGTGACCCTGTAGAAAGAGTAGAAAAACTAGATATCTGGAAACACAGCTAtcatttctgtttttaaaaagtggtaaCTGAATGGATAATTGGGGACAATTATTCATTCAGTCTACATGTATTAACGGTATTTCGAGTTTGACTTTCCAAGAATGTATGTATGATTGTGATGCAGTTTGCCTTGTTTATTGCTGACGTGAcgtttcaaatatatatatatatatatatatatatatatatatatatatatatatatatatatatcgaagtgtacagatgtcctcgtgggaaattataGTGCTCAATGTGGaaagcagagcattataaataacaacacaaattacttcaagtacaaagtaataatatctgttacttaagtttcatgtatcctgcaatcttcagacagattttcctgtctgaagattgcaggatgcatgaaacttaagtaacaggtattgttattttgtacttgaagtaattctgtgttattatatatatatatatatatatatatatatatatatatatatatatatataatatatatatatatatatatatatcgaagtatacagatgtcctcgagggaaattacagtgctcaatgcaaaaagcagagcgttataaataaataaacagattacttcaagtacaaagtaatgaaatctattacttaagtttcatgcatcttgcaatcctcagatatatatatatatatatatatattatatatatattatatatatatatatatatatatgaatacatacacacacatactgtacaGAGTttgcgtttacgcaaaaatcgtgcgtatttacgcattgaaattgactctctacgcatttttttcatcgttatgcgttttctatacgcaaaggataataccgaaagcactccccacgactgagcttaggcgacaaccagacgaaatttgttgcaacacatttctgtaaatcactcattttgtgtggagaGTTTCgaattctctgggcgttgtctcaaaaatcggcatcgtagtccacacgttatcacgttaggcacgttatcatgtcagctgtgcctatgaattacgttgctaattttcaggcgagcgatagtttctgaaagtgagtgattgacagaaatgttgcgacaaattatataaatgccaaccgtgcacgatcatcgcgtctcgctgttcccaaattttgatcaagcacacatgcagcatggcgtcgaagcagataaatctgtttgaatttctttcaactttgctctacgagtccgtgaaaaaaatgattcattggtagagctcgtcggaatcccgataaattttgaacactgcagaagtatctggatggtaactggtcgttcaggcaccaagttgtttcggcccaagtcgtttcggcctctcaatttccggtcccaagtcacttcggcacggcaacccaagacgtttcggcatctgtgtttcgattttttttcaaactattagtaattgactgatccgtcatattcgtaagcgtgacctttgcgttctgaccagtactttatgtgcattttgtgtgaattttgccgtgctgtttcctCATCGCTTTCAACTTTttccgtgtcggcggctattgatatcgataaacttgtgtcatagatttgaaaatgatatgaagttttttcttacggtctcttcccatgttctcacaaagattaagcatgtacgtgaatgttagttgacactatactttttagtactttgatttgtaacattacgctccagcactagttcccacaggtagccttcagcggtgtcgaaacgtcttgggttgcggtgccgaaatgactctgacttggggcctgaaattggaagaccgaaacgtcttgggccgaaacgacttggtgccgaaacgccCAGAtaccgtctggataagctgccataactctaacttttggttGCCCGACGTGTTGTGACGgttgcatgtatacccttcgctgttacgtttcaacattgttcaagttgttcgttaaactgttttcattaaaataatgttacatcatacaatccgaatatgtagtgtaggtttattcaacggcacattgtattttgctgtcagttttttcatcaatcgagtgcggaagtgaattacgcactcaaatccagccattacgcaatttttgcagactaatgcgtatgccgtacgcgaggagaaaaaagtcaccgcgaacactgataCATATGTGTAATGTGCCatttcttcaactcagattcgAAGTCTCGAGTctgaaaacagcgccctcagccAGAATGTCCAGCAGGAGCGTGACAAATCTTCAGCCCAGGTCAGGGCATTGGAAAGCAAAGTTGAGGAACTTCAACGGACACTGAttgtcaaactcaaagaaaTTGGAAATGGACTGGATCAGCCTCTATGGTCTGAAATCGAGGCTTTGAAGGCACTGATCACCGACGAAGACAATAAGTATGTTGGGTTTATGGTATTTTTGAGAATAGTAAGTCTTTGGTGGTTGTGAATGTCTTTTTAAATCTGACCACGCTATTGACACCAGTTCCCCACCGTCACGTCATAGCAATTTATGTCGTTGAAGTTCTCAGTAATAACGACTTAATTGCGATTTATTTTGTCTGAACTACTCGAACACAATGTGTACGAACAGTAACAATATTGCTTCCTGGCATGAATCTTAAACCTCGTCCACAGCCAAATTTAATCATCACTCCGTGGAAACGTATATCAGAGGCTTCAACAGCGCAACACGAGAGTCAGATTCGAGGAAAGGCAATTTAAAATACACTGTCGTTCAAATACCATTTTAGGTACTTATACAACAGTAGCATACATTACTTGTCTATCATATTTACTGTATTGGTTTctcattatttcaaaactaatgGCTTGGGTCGGGAGGGCGATGTTTTACCTATATGGACGTTCCTATCTCCCCAGACTGCAAAGCATGCTGACGTCACAACAGTACACTTCCAGAGTTTCGTCATTCGGCCAGGGAGGGTCAAAATCCAGATACCTCTCGACCGTGACCATGCCTATGATATCGGATGCAAGCACAGGATATTCCAGGCACATTGTCGGGATGACCCACGCTAGAGGTAAATATCCTTTTCACATTTGGGTTAGGGGAATGCAATTCAACAATTTAAAATCTTGCCCAAATCTTGTCTTGTTTTTGACAGTATCGATGCATTTaggaaaaaattacacaaaacaaaaagacCTTGCATAGCTTGTAGAGATTATAATTTAGGCATAGGGGTATTCATATGTCTGTCACTAGGGGTGGGGGCGGGGAAGGGGTGTCCTGATCGcagcacaggtttcttgttGCTGTTGTCACTTTATTTTATACTTTGGAGTATAAAACGGCCAATAAAGATTTGTACCACCAACTGTGAGGCGCCGAAGTAGCCCATTCTACTGTGCTAAATGCCCGGGGCTAAATTATTGACTCTTAGCCGAAACGATGGATGACTGGCACTCAAACTGATTACGACTGGAGCAACAATGTTGTCAAAATTCCTGACCTGACTATGTTGTTGACCGTTACACTTGTTTTGCTTTATTGACGATGAGTCGCGTTACTTTGTTAACTTTTTTGCGGATAAACTATCTCTCAAATGATTGATAATCTGTCACTCATGTTGACAGTACTACATACCATATTAAAGCAATattacagtcacctgtggtctattccgctctgcgtctatacaCCGCAAACCTCCATACGCCCCATAGACATGTTTACATATACCTATAGGTTCTTCTCAGGCTTATgcacacacgtctatggggtgCATAGACGatgagcggaatagaccacaggtgactgtggcaATACTGAAAGTTCCACTTCTCgtttcatttgattttgatatttttctctaCCGCCTCTCTTTCTTATCTTATTCTTTCCAGTGCCGCTGGTATCAACGCTGAAAGATTCGTCTCTCACGATTGCTAGGTCGAGCAATATCACTGGCCTAGCGGGCGCTACTTCCGGTTTGAAGCTTAGCACCGGAACTTCGAAGCTTGCAGCGAACTCAAAACCGGATATCAAAACGACTACTTCGACAAAGAGGTGAGCACATTCCAATCCGATTATTTCTTACTGGCGTCATTTTCTCTGACTAAAGGAATGCACGCTGAAGTTgggcaaaatttattttatttctttcttctAATAAGTCTGCAAAGTTGACAATGGGGAATGTTATACCTGTTCATATTCAGTGTAGTCAGCCTTAATATTCAGTCAAATTACagaaggtcattaaatatgcaaattaggtaacaaTGACTATACGAAACTCACCATGTTGCCGGCATAAGTAAATCTAAGTATTACCAGTGTACCTCAGAAGTCTGATCAAATGCACTGCATTCAGTTTTGATGTCTTGCCTAATTACGCATTAAATCGCAATTATATAAGATATGTCACATTAATAAATCTTAGAATTCTCGCAcgaataaaatttaaatagagccatttattaattttgcatTAAAGCCACTGGTGACATTCGTGAACCGGGGCGACAACACGCAATTACCTTCTACATGTCTTTCACAGCCATTTAAGttaattgaagaaaaaatacaatttatcaATATACCACAGTAGAGAATATAGATTAGTTATCCTGGTCTATGAAATGACGCTGTAATGCTGCTTATTCTCTACCTTATTCCGAAAGTTATTTCCCTCAATAAAGGCAAGGCTGTAGTACTTCAATGCTTTAATTTCTGCTGTAAGGGCTGTTGAAAAGGGGACTCTTTTCCTGTATTCACGGCACTGGCTTACCCAGCATGCTCTGCTTCTTCCACACAGGTCTGGCGTCATTTCCGGTAGCAACCCTAACCAACTACAAACGGGCTACATCCGAATGTTGCCAAGGTTAACTACTTCTCTGTCACCCAAACGCTAATTCAAATATCTATGCTAATGGTATGGTCTGCAAGACGAGAACGTGCATTGTGTATTTTCCTGTTTTGGTCGATTTTTTCCTTTTCGTTTTGTGCGTTATTTACAGTCGGATAAATCTCGTGTGTGATTACTTTTTTGCCGTTATTTTCCACGAAAGTGGAGCAATAATACATGTCATAGTAGCTCATTCTTTCTCGTTTCAAATAAACAATGAGTGTTTATTTCAAATCACTGtgaagaacaaaatatttgtgcattttttccaatttcgctacttttaaggtagaatgcgcctcggggacagatattcagactctcaaacgtttATTATAGTTTTAGCATTTGGTCTACAACATTTGGAGTTAATTTTGAAACTTATCGAGTAAGTATAATTTTCACGGCCTTATACTTGCAGAagtcgaaaatttattttccccatagagttaacacaggaatgaatttcaagtgtcggtaaatatagggtaatttgtttctctagtacaagaatttgcatgatgacccctgattattatttcttattttgaaaGGGAACAGGTTAAAGGTTTCCTCACgcaaagtttgatcaaaagctATGTTTTTCAGTATCCAGGCCCGTACTACCTTAAATCCTAGATTCATATAGCTCCATTGAAGTGGACCATCTGATATCGGGAGGGGGGCTTGGAATATTTGAGGGGGGGTCGGAGAGGTTGCCTTGAGAAATCCAGCCAAGAATGGcagagagaaaaataaaaataaaaataatgtaaatgtatattttcagCGCTCAAAACCAATAGCCATATCCTGAATTTGAACTAATGTATCCCGTAAACGTTTGAAATATTGGAAATCCCAAACATTCCTGCAGCATAAAAATATgctgcattttaattttttgcattaattttcatttctttgcaCTAAGTGGTGaaaaaagtataattttttcCTGTTTAGATAATCACTTGTCTCGCTTTACAATGTAGTAATGGGAAATCATTTCGTGTCTGATATATTTTGATTCTTCATGAAAACTCTGTTAAAAACACtcaaaatgaccaccaaatAACcccattttaataaaaaaaaattccaaattttctGTATCAGAAGGGGGACATATCCTCTTAACTACCCCTCGATTAATTTCGTCGTTTCAGTATACCATTGCCTCTTTGCAGTCTTTCAAATCCTTAGTCGGTTTGTGCCACATACTTTTAGCCTACGACCTAGAACAAACTCAATCACTAACTGTGGTAGTGGGTTTCTTACAGATTGAGGCCTCAATGACGTCTTGTTTGTGTCCATCAGTAATTTTTCTGTAGTAAAGGATGCTCCTATTTTCCTTTCAACTTTACAGCTTCCTGAAACAGAAGCTGTTTGCCTATATAGTTCCATGTAAACTTTGGGCTGCTTAACATTTCTTTCCTTATATAGTTTTGTCATGTCATATGAAGTAAAGCATCGTAAcaaaagaaacacaaatattacAATTTCAGCGCGCGTATGTCCACGAAAAAAAGATAGGGGAAATTGGAAAAATTCAAGAATTCAATTATTAGAAAAAATAATTCCAGCTGATGCagggagagaaaaaaaataatgatcaaGAGTCAATCTTCCAAGCCCTCCCCCAATAtaaaatggtccaccccttagacTGAGAGCTCCAAACCAAACAACGGTCCGTTCAATCAACACTAAATGTTAGACCATTATTTTACAACATGAGCATGATACTGTGTGCCTTACTTCAGACTTGAAAACATGGATTTGGAAGTGTGTAGACATTAATAACAACTAATACAAccattaaataaaaatatcaataaataaagTCATTCTTGATTTATGACAATGACTGGAAATTGTAGGCGTGCTTGTGTGAAGCTGTTTGCAGTAATTAAGATGGTATAGTAGTCGgttatttttcttttacaaaCGCCCTCATTCATCTTCCCAGCGAAAGTTGAAATACCAAATATAAGTTTTGCCAACACCGAAAAATGAAACCTAGTCTTTGTCGAAATTAATTTGTCAGCAATAAGAATACACATTGCACGTGTACAGAGTGTGTCGTTGACAATTTTACGAGTGATTGTTATGGATGTTTGACAATATGCTGTATGTTATCAACACTTTTTTTCCAAGGTGAGGCACGATATGCATATCGTGCCTCACCTTGGAAAAAAAGTTGATAAGATTTAACCTTAGCGCACTTCACAACGCTTGTCTATAAATGTGCAGGCAACTCAGTTCTCAACTGCCGGTAAATCACTGTTATTCCTTGTATTCAATTTGATGATGTGGTGCAAGTAAATGTTTGCATtggtggggtttttttttttttcctcggCGCGacaaaatgtataaaaacaAGTCTCGTTGTCGCCTTGTATCACGGTCGGTCTTTCCCATAAATGTCTGTTCGGTACCAAGTTTAATGTCATGTCGGGCGTTTGTCTTCTTTCTAGTAAATACGGAGGTATTTATATTCAGGAAGTACATGAAGATGGAAAATTCATCCGCCTGTATAACTCATCCGACGTCGATGTCGATTTTGGTGGTTGCACAATCCAACAACGAGCTGGAGGGCGCTCTGTAGCCGTCTTCCACTTCCCAGCGGGGATTAAATTCAACGCCCGATCATCAATAACGGTGAATATTGGACATCTTCACTTTTAATTCCTTTACTtttgcaatttattttttaaactttgaagGATGCAATGtgtgaacattttcaaaaaaatgcgAAACTTATTGTctgtttcataaaaattgtcTGCACCTTCGAATTTAAGGGGACACTGattggctgtaacttttgataatatttatatgtttttcttctttgtttgtttgtttgtttgtttgtttgttcgtttgtttttaAAGTCAACTATAGTTACTTGTTCTTCTCTACAAAGAAGATATGCGGtattgagcttgtcaactcacCCTGTGCTTGATTTTGTAGAGTCTAGCACTCTAGATTCTGTCTTTGACCTTCGCCCATACCCCGTGGTCATTATTGACCAGTGAATATTGGCCGGTGAAAAGGCCATCAAAAGTTAGAACTACACTGCCTGTGAGCAACTGAAGTATACCGCCACACGATCCCTAACTTGGAGGTATTCTCATTAAATTGATGATTTACCGATGATTTCTCAAAATCAACAGGTATGGGCCATCGTCCTCGGCGGGAACGCGACACATAACCCTCCCTCGAACTTTGTATGGGGGAAACAAAGGAGATGGAATACGGAACGCGGCTGTACAACTTATTTGTTGAGGCCGACAGGACAGGTGATGATTCAGGACAATTTAGTAAAATTCATTGCTTGATTTATGTCGCCCTCTACCGACACGTGAGCGACTAAATTATTTTATCCGCACTGATGGGTCACATTATACGATAATTTTTGCTCCACCTTTTGGTTGAAAAGATATGCAGAGGGAAAACCCAGGTGGTAAGGTTGCCATCAAATTTAATTCACCGATTGGTGAAAAAAATATGCGCGGTAACAAATCAATCACAAAGTTGACATACCCAAATTTTATGTCTGTTGTTGTCTAATCTGTCCCGTGCTGCCTTTAAAGAATTGCCACTTTTACAACCTTTGTTCTGAAGGGTatatttttgtccttttttttGAATCACAGGCGATTGCCATGACTGTTGGGACACAAAGGTTTCCAAAGTTTGACCTTCAACGTGACAGTCGCCGAGTTCGCTACCTATAGTGAAG
Proteins encoded in this window:
- the LOC139147996 gene encoding prelamin-A/C-like, with translation MTARHVSSVQVGPSATLGDGRVVSYSWSSGSMSRQPERAELQGLREKFAAYLQKVSALKNQAGVETESSFLLTAMTNLEKEIGVIKGMYEKELDNLRRELEAAVVDRQKYMLSAQSSSAALAELQGRSREDQNQSAVLTEELASVRNLLSTRDAELNQMTAQFKDLSQRLSILQRDYQSMSADYDGLKATYGEVQLALATAQETIASLHGKLDFQNKIYAEEIAELKDRLQAESQQLIEFETKARQRPQATDNINSILAKFREKTEAELQQYKVESESRYTQNLDELQVLIDQYAANLAKATEDNRILSGYIEDYKTQLSSLQAKIRSLESENSALSQNVQQERDKSSAQVRALESKVEELQRTLIVKLKEIGNGLDQPLWSEIEALKALITDEDNKLQSMLTSQQYTSRVSSFGQGGSKSRYLSTVTMPMISDASTGYSRHIVGMTHARVPLVSTLKDSSLTIARSSNITGLAGATSGLKLSTGTSKLAANSKPDIKTTTSTKRSGVISGSNPNQLQTGYIRMLPRLTTSLSPKR